DNA from Lagenorhynchus albirostris chromosome 3, mLagAlb1.1, whole genome shotgun sequence:
CCAAAAGAAGTTTTTTATCTTCATAGTTCACTGACTTCACTAGAATGTGTAGACATGGCTGAATTCTTACAATCTATAGACTTAAAACTTTtgtttctggaaatttttcttgaattacatgtccagtttttttctttcttctgttttttttttttttaaagttgttgttcTCTTATTGGCAACGGTTATCTATATGTTagatgtattttgttttctgtatttattattttctaattattttaaactcGTGTTGATTTCTACTTCATTTGTCCATTTTCTCAGTCCTGTTCTCTAAGCTTCTTACTGGGTTGCTGGTATCTATTTTGCCTTGGGCTGTTAGCAGATTTCTTTGATGGAATGGTTTAGAAAGCCTGTACTTTTAGCTAGCTCAAGGCTTTTAGATTCCAACTGGCATCCTGGTAACAAGTAGCTAGggctataaaaataaatctttgaaagAAGGGACAGATGTTTTTCACTGTCTGCCAAGTTTGCTGTTTAGTCATATTCCTTCTTTATTGTATTCCATATAATCAAAATTCCCCTTTGAGGTTTTGCTTTTTCCCTCTCCTACCTACTCATCTAACTTCCTTGCAGAAGTTCTTTTACTTTAATTTGAATGTGTATTGTTATGGATGTTGTTAATTTGTGgatttagaaataaatgtttggggcttcccgggtggtgcagtggttaagaatttgcctgccaatgcaggggacacaggttcgagccctggtctgggaagatcccacatgccgcggagcacctaagcccgtgtgccacaactactgagcctgtgctctagagcatgcAAGACACAATTAccgagcctgtatgccacaactactgaaggacGTGCACCTAGCcaactactgagcgtgcatgccacaactactgaagcctgcgcacctagagcctgtgctccgcaacaagagaagccacctcaatgagaagcccgcgtgcagcaacaaagggtagccccctctcgcctcaactagagaaagcctgcacgcagcaacgaagaaacaacacagccaaaaaataataaaataaattaaataaataaatttatttaaaaaattaaatgtttggaGGATTAATTTGTTCTGTTATATGGAAGAAGGATTTGGAATTATCTTTTTGCTCCCATAACAGATAGAGTATTCTTTCCCTAAGGAAGAATTAGGATCCTGTGTAAATTGTTTATCAGGCTTTTcgatattttattaaatgtaaatattaggTGACAGTTGAAGGGAAATATGCAAAACTGAGGAAAATACAAATTTGGAGGGTGTTtggatgtacttttttttttttaacattgtatgTAGATAGGGTAGATGCTTTTTCTTTGATCAATGTACCTCTTAGGATATGGATGTTCTCTTTTAAGTCATATTTGTGATGGAATAGATTTTACTACTACGCTGATAGCATGCTGGTGGTCAGAGATTTGAGGAGCACTTCTGATCATGTTCAGATCATCCATTCAGTAGATCCATTTGGCTCTTGGGCAATGTTAAAGGATTCTAAGCATCACTTTGGACCTTTTAGGATAGCTTGGTTCAAAGAAATTGTGGCTACAGGGCTTAAGAACTTAGACAGTGACTGTGCCCACCTGATTTCTTGTTATTCAGCTGTTTTCCCCAGTCAGTCTGCATCAAAGTGTTATTCCACCGTATATTATCTTTGTCTAGTATATGTGTGTCAGTCTCTGTTTATCGCACATGGGAAAAGGAGAGAGCCATTCTTCTGAGACAAAGCAACTGGAATCTTAGATTCTCAAGTCTGTGGGAGGGCTTTTCATTTACCATTATGTTTTGTGAGGTTTACGGTATGTCGTTTGGCCAGAAGCAGTAGTGGTAGCAATATGTGcattctgtgccaggtgctgtgctaagtgttatatccccatctctctctctcttttttttttttaacatctttattggggtataattgctttacaatggtgtgttagtttctgctttataacaaagtgaatcagttatacatatacatatgttcccgtatctcttccctcttgcgtctccctccctcccaccctctctctttttttttaataaaaataattacatgaccgttttattattatcatcattttactgataagaaaattgaggctcagagttAGATCACATGACAGTTGTGTAGTAGAATTGGGATTTGAATCCCTGGCTCAGAAATCCatgtccttgggacttccctggtggtccagtggttaaaactccacagtcccagggcttccctggtggcgcagtcgttgagagtccacctgccgatgcaggggacacgggttcgtgccccggtctgggaggatcccacatgccgcagagcggctgggcctgtgagccatggccgctgagcctgcacgtccggagcctgtgctccgcaatgggagaggccacaacagtgataggcctgcgtaccacaaaaaaaccaaaaaacaaacaaacaaaaataaacgccacactcccaatgcagggagcctgggttcaatctgtggtcagggaactagaacctgcatgctgcaactaagagcccgcatgccacaactaaagattccacatgctgcaactaaaagatcccgcgtgctgcaactaaagatactgcatgccacaactaaaagatcctgcgtgctgcaactaaagatcccgcatgttgcaactaaagaccctgtgcagccaaataaataaatattttttttaaaaaaagaaagaaatccatgtCTTTAATGTCTCTCGGGGTGGTGATGAAATTGTAAATCTTCTAAAGCTAAATGAGAATAAGGCATTATAGGCAAACAGGGTAAAAATTCTCATAATAATTTAATACAGGTTAACTCTGTGTTTGAATTATTAAAACAAACTTTCTCATTTGACTTGTTCCTTCCCCTCACATAGAAAATCAAATTGTGAAATGAGAAGGGGTGGGAGAGTGAATATTGTTTTCCTACTGATAATTCCATACATAGTTAAATGGATTTTTCTtgaacttccttccttttcctaatAGGGAAGACTCTTCTTCAGGCATTAAGTGTCAAAATGGAAATCTTTATCCTGAATAAAATCGATTCTGAGATAGGAACCATTATGAATGACAGAATTGTTTGAAAATGGCATCTTCCATATTTCTGTTAACTTGGAAATGCACTCTTATGTCATTTGGTGATCCAAAAAACATAGCGCAACTAACATCAGATTGTTTTTTCTGGATAGGGGTAAagaagttaaatatttatttatgtggctgTAATGGGTAATGCCTGTGAATTCCACTGTAACTTTGTAATTAATGTACCACTTCCTTAGAGTCTTACCAAGTATTTCTGCCTTATGGACACGGAAGAGACAAACTCTTCTACTGTTTGCAATTACCCTCATAAAAATTTGAAAGCAAGcaaaaaaatggtttttttcctctcaggACAAGTTTGCCTTCTGCTTAACAAAATTAGGTTTGCACTTTCCCTGTGGTATGAAGACAGTGCCCTACAGGCCCCCACTTATGCCTGTGGCTGGCTCTGCAGCCTTCTGCCCCAAGGCGGAGTGCTTTCTCCTCGAAATGGCAGTGCTGGGCAGTAGCAAGAAGACCCTGAGTGGGCAAGCCCATCTTTTCTGTTCCACTCTGGATGTCAATGAAAACAGTCTCTCATCCCCTTCTGTCCTGCCTGGCGGATGGGATGGTTGTTCATTTCTACCGGAGCTTTGGCTTAAGACACACTCACAAGACATTTTCCCATAGTCTTTGTGGTCGATGCCTTAGTTAGCAACCCAGTCACTAAAAACAAAAGGAGCAGTGCTGCAAGAAAAGTGACTTCTAAGATTTGGGGCCAGGTAGTGAGATCCAGGACACTGAATTAAAGGGAAATTATTCCTTCTTTTGGAGAGTCTCGTCCTGAGGAAAATTAAACAGCCCAGACAGGTCACTGGGTGAGACCAATTTCCCGGTTTGTTTATTTGAGCCTGATTGTTTTTCACCATCCAGCAGCAGGTCACAGTCCTGCTACACTGCTTCCCCAGCTCTGTGGAGAGCATTCGCTTTCATATTTGATTCTCCAGGCTTCCCTGAGGATTCTAGCCATGTTTTTTCTGGTCGGGTTGCTCTGGTATCTCTCTCAGATCCAGGGCAGGGGGCACTGTCAGTCATCACTTTCGACTTCATCTTATGCAGGCATTTGGCTTTATGTCCCGAGTTGCCCTACAAGCAGAGAAGATGAATCATCACCCGGAGTGGTTCAATGTGTACAACAAGGTAACTGAATTGCCTGATTTTGGAATCACCATAATTATGGAGTTTAAGaaacttcttccttcctttcttgcttgTCATCCTGTGCAGCTAAGTGTCATTGTGCTTAGGAAAATattctcttattctttctctCAGAATCCCTGTGTATTACTGCAAATTAGTAAAAAAATGTTCAGATCTACTCAAGACAACAGTGACTGAGTTCTTTATTTTCATGCTTATCTTCTACAGACACTAGTATGGAAAAGTTGGGCCAAATTAGACTCCTGAATTAAACTTGAATATCTGTCATGTAGATAAATTTTTAAACCCTCTTAAGGTAAATTATTGAAAGAGATGGTAGCAAATAAGAAAGATACGGCCTTATTTAATAAATTTGCTCAAGAACTATTTATTAAATTCTCTATTCTCAGTGGGAACTGACCTTCCTAAGAGAAAGAGCAGACTGAAAAGACTTCATCAAGGAGTTTTAAGGGGGCACAGTGAGAAGAATAACACTTGCCCAAAAAGTGTCCTTGCCTTGGTGATCATGCCATGTGGAATTTCTTATCATCTAGATTTCTGTGAGATTTCTATTATCTCTTTGAAAGTCCTCTTTGAAAAAAGAAGATTTCACATTTTTGTGATTTAATTGCAATAATTCAGAGCATACAGGTACCAGCATAAACTTTTATTTCCTAGTTGCCTCTCTTTgcccataattttgtttttgctttttaattgatTTGTCAAGAGGCAACAGTCTgttcctccaccccacccccacttccctaATTTGGAAATGGGCTTCTTTTTTAACATGGTTGCTAAGATATTACATTTGATAGCTTAGTTTTTCTCAGTGGCTTGAAAATAGTTGGTGTAATTAAAGTAATGGGAGTTAAAGTGGTACctcagtgtctctctctctctctttttttttttttcctgaagagtcAAGATTTGAGATTCTGGTAGCTCATTTGCCCTTCTTATGAGAGAACCTTTTTATCCCTAGGAGGCTGCTGGGCCCAGCCTGGAGTTTACTGGGTTTTAGAAATGCATTGCTTATTCATAATGTAGTATTTTCTAAATCATTTAATCTCCTCAATTCTCAAAGGTAAATATTGAGTAATAGATTGATTTCTGAACTACCAAAGGAGAGCATCAGGAATTGCAACTCAGGGTTTTCAAAGCTGCTTCTCTCTTTCTTAGGTTCAGATAACTCTCACATCACATGACTGTGGAGGACTGACCAAAAGAGATGTGAAACTGGCCAAGTTTATTGAAAAAGCAGCTGCTTCTGTGTGATTTCTTCCAAAACGATGTAAAATCTTATGTACACATCTAGCTCCAATGTATTTTGAAGGCAATTTATCAACACATGAACATTAAGCCGTAAATTTAGTTCACCTTTTGAACGATCACATTTTGTAAAATCAGtgcttaaataaaaatgatttaaacttGAGCCTGAGGTATTTTTCATTATATCTAATCACATATATAAGGTAAATCAACCCAGGTAAttctattaataatattaaaaaagagaaataacatttttaaagaccaGAAATGGGTATGGGGGAGCATTCACACATTTTTATAACCCAGAA
Protein-coding regions in this window:
- the PCBD2 gene encoding pterin-4-alpha-carbinolamine dehydratase 2 isoform X2 → MAAALGARGATRRWFAALRGRSQSLAAMAFGFMSRVALQAEKMNHHPEWFNVYNKVQITLTSHDCGGLTKRDVKLAKFIEKAAASV